A section of the Actinomycetes bacterium genome encodes:
- a CDS encoding DUF4287 domain-containing protein — MSYQAYLDAIEAKTGKTPQELLDDAESRGYGPDTKAAIVVDWLQSEYGVGRGHAMALYGVLKNGPTVPEKHVGSSGSHRDDSLTLRLDGLEAR; from the coding sequence ATGTCCTACCAGGCGTACCTCGACGCGATCGAGGCCAAGACCGGCAAGACGCCGCAGGAGTTGCTCGACGACGCCGAGAGTCGTGGCTATGGGCCTGACACCAAGGCGGCGATCGTGGTGGACTGGTTGCAGTCGGAGTATGGCGTGGGCCGCGGTCACGCGATGGCGCTCTATGGGGTGCTCAAGAACGGTCCGACCGTCCCGGAGAAGCACGTGGGCTCCTCCGGCAGCCATCGCGACGATTCGCTGACCTTGCGGCTGGACGGTCTGGAGGCGCGCTGA